The proteins below are encoded in one region of Mycobacterium sp. 3519A:
- a CDS encoding iron-sulfur cluster assembly protein codes for MGRHEIAYTALAAVMDPELDEPITSLGFVRSLTVSPSGNVKVHLRLPTSFCSPNFAYLMASDAKDVLAKLDWTRQVVVELDDHHDSDIINAGLAADAGYRGTFGSEAENSLDELRETFRRKAHTAAMERCVTALLRAEPKWRELPLGDVRLGDLPDDANTAALVRRRHALGLPTALDAFVVVDHDGHPYSADDVPMALRRARSTRISIEGNAHFCRALLRTRYPDELVPKEGALR; via the coding sequence ATGGGCAGACACGAAATCGCCTACACCGCTTTGGCAGCGGTGATGGATCCCGAACTCGACGAACCGATCACGTCGCTGGGTTTCGTTCGCTCGCTGACGGTGTCGCCGAGCGGGAACGTGAAGGTGCACCTGCGGCTGCCGACGTCGTTCTGCTCACCCAACTTCGCCTACCTGATGGCTTCGGACGCGAAAGATGTTCTGGCCAAATTGGATTGGACCCGTCAGGTGGTGGTCGAGCTGGACGACCACCACGATTCGGACATCATCAATGCGGGGTTGGCCGCAGACGCAGGCTACCGCGGCACCTTCGGTTCCGAGGCAGAGAACAGCCTCGACGAATTGCGGGAGACCTTCCGGCGCAAGGCCCACACGGCGGCGATGGAGCGATGCGTGACGGCGCTGCTGCGGGCGGAGCCGAAATGGCGCGAACTGCCGTTGGGTGATGTTCGGCTGGGTGATCTACCCGACGACGCCAACACCGCGGCGTTAGTGCGTCGCCGTCACGCACTCGGGTTACCCACAGCTTTAGATGCTTTCGTGGTGGTGGATCATGACGGCCACCCCTACTCCGCGGACGATGTCCCGATGGCGTTGCGGCGCGCGCGCTCAACGCGCATCTCCATCGAGGGCAACGCGCACTTCTGCCGCGCACTGTTGCGCACCCGGTATCCAGACGAACTCGTCCCGAAAGAAGGAGCATTGCGATGA
- a CDS encoding amidohydrolase family protein has protein sequence MYRKDDTSYFIVDAHIALWDARPENQRNVHGKQFIDCFYDYHRNLSPESEVWSYEEYLYQGGERLMKDLFTDGYVDHAIFQPAYLGEFYYKGFGQTDEASELAAKHPDKLTYNHNFDPRNGEAGLDRLREEAAKFGLKGVKLYTAEWHGDSRGWRLDDPWAYRYFEACRELGIRNIHVHKGPTIRPLDRDAFDVADVDHVASDFTDLNFVVEHCGLPRLEDFCWIATQEPNVHAGLAVAMPFIHTRPRYFAQIIGELLYWVGEDRIQFSSDYALWTPRWLIEAFVDFQIPEDLGEYAPITTDQKKKILGLNAAKMYGIDVPAELQLAPADEPAVGPRGADNLVGA, from the coding sequence ATGTACCGCAAAGACGACACGAGCTATTTCATCGTCGACGCCCACATCGCCCTGTGGGATGCGCGTCCGGAGAACCAGCGCAACGTCCACGGCAAGCAGTTCATCGACTGCTTCTACGACTACCACCGCAACCTGTCGCCGGAGTCCGAGGTGTGGAGCTACGAGGAGTACCTCTACCAGGGCGGCGAGCGGCTGATGAAAGACCTGTTCACCGATGGCTACGTCGACCACGCGATCTTCCAGCCCGCCTACCTCGGCGAGTTCTACTACAAGGGATTCGGGCAGACCGACGAGGCATCGGAACTGGCTGCCAAGCACCCCGACAAGCTGACCTACAACCACAACTTCGACCCGCGCAACGGTGAAGCGGGACTCGACCGCCTGCGCGAAGAGGCGGCGAAGTTCGGCCTGAAAGGCGTCAAGCTCTACACCGCCGAATGGCATGGCGACTCACGCGGCTGGCGACTCGACGACCCGTGGGCATACCGCTATTTCGAAGCCTGCCGCGAGCTCGGCATCCGCAACATTCACGTCCACAAGGGACCCACCATCCGGCCGCTGGATCGGGACGCGTTCGACGTCGCCGACGTCGATCATGTGGCCTCCGACTTCACCGACCTGAATTTCGTCGTCGAACACTGCGGGCTGCCCCGCCTCGAGGACTTCTGCTGGATCGCGACACAGGAGCCGAACGTGCACGCGGGGCTCGCGGTGGCGATGCCGTTCATCCACACCCGGCCGAGGTACTTCGCGCAGATCATCGGGGAGCTGCTGTACTGGGTGGGCGAAGACCGCATCCAGTTCTCGTCGGACTACGCACTGTGGACGCCGCGCTGGCTGATCGAGGCGTTCGTCGACTTCCAGATCCCCGAAGACCTCGGCGAGTACGCACCCATCACCACCGACCAGAAGAAGAAGATCCTCGGGCTCAACGCCGCGAAGATGTACGGCATCGACGTGCCCGCCGAGCTGCAATTGGCACCGGCCGATGAGCCCGCCGTCGGCCCGCGCGGGGCCGACAACCTCGTGGGGGCCTGA
- a CDS encoding helix-turn-helix domain-containing protein: MSEDFLDRVRLHEVAHREASGLSQRLLASWQRSEDYGVPLEEIEPVFTGTENLGSLFFQCGNEVLADLHSTLANEPVSMMLTDSDGVVLSRLSGDHSLLKALDDVHLAPGFGYAERDVGTNGLGLALADRVPTLVRADQHYALSLCTFTCAAVPVFDPTSGRLEGSVNLTTWSQSSNDLLLALARSAASNTTALMLARGVGRHARRTPRGQVFRVEVPRPVPGSGSLQPLSDAWNSAVARAEEAMLAGSIVAAVGEPGSGRATLLAQAARHTYPRDRILSASAPGPSDIQTWLGLWAPELGKAHTAVIVRDVDMLPTWVAERLRSLVLRAHGSTSVPFALTAERFEDIPAALAGLVDRVAPVPPLRDRPDDVVPLARHIAMRVRGREIDISATAARALTNYDWPGNADELTRVVSHVAAHADVIDVKHLPPQILAGRTRHLSRIEAFERGEIIRVLNDDKLTMAEAAAELGMSRATLYRKIAGYDIHVPRESH; encoded by the coding sequence GTGTCTGAGGACTTCTTAGACCGCGTTCGACTGCATGAAGTGGCGCACCGCGAGGCGAGCGGTCTGTCGCAACGACTGCTGGCATCGTGGCAGCGCAGCGAGGATTACGGCGTACCGCTCGAAGAGATCGAACCCGTCTTCACCGGCACGGAGAACCTCGGTTCACTGTTCTTCCAGTGCGGCAACGAGGTGCTGGCCGACCTGCACAGCACGCTCGCCAATGAACCGGTCAGCATGATGCTGACCGACAGCGACGGGGTGGTGTTGTCGCGACTGTCCGGTGATCACAGCTTGCTCAAGGCGCTCGACGACGTTCACCTGGCGCCGGGGTTCGGCTACGCCGAACGCGACGTCGGCACCAACGGCCTCGGCTTGGCGCTTGCCGACCGCGTGCCCACCCTCGTGCGCGCCGACCAGCACTATGCGTTGAGCCTGTGCACGTTCACGTGCGCCGCGGTTCCGGTGTTCGACCCCACGTCGGGTCGGCTCGAAGGCAGCGTCAACCTCACGACGTGGTCGCAGTCGTCCAACGACCTGTTGCTCGCGCTGGCCCGCTCCGCGGCCAGCAACACCACCGCGCTGATGCTCGCCCGAGGCGTGGGGCGGCACGCGCGACGGACCCCCCGCGGGCAGGTCTTCCGCGTCGAGGTGCCCCGGCCAGTACCGGGATCCGGTAGCTTGCAACCACTTTCGGACGCCTGGAACAGCGCTGTGGCCCGAGCCGAAGAGGCGATGCTCGCCGGCTCGATTGTGGCCGCGGTCGGTGAGCCCGGCTCGGGGCGGGCGACGCTGCTTGCGCAGGCGGCCCGGCACACCTATCCGCGTGACCGCATCCTGTCCGCGAGCGCGCCCGGCCCGTCGGATATCCAGACCTGGCTGGGGTTGTGGGCACCGGAACTCGGCAAGGCCCACACCGCGGTGATCGTCCGCGACGTCGACATGCTGCCGACCTGGGTCGCCGAGCGCCTGCGCAGTCTGGTGCTGCGAGCCCACGGGTCGACATCGGTTCCGTTCGCCCTCACGGCGGAGAGATTCGAGGACATCCCTGCGGCATTGGCCGGCCTGGTGGACAGGGTGGCCCCGGTGCCCCCGCTGCGCGACCGGCCTGATGACGTGGTGCCGTTGGCGCGGCACATCGCCATGCGTGTTCGGGGTCGCGAGATCGACATCAGCGCGACGGCGGCGCGGGCGCTGACGAATTACGACTGGCCCGGGAACGCCGACGAGCTGACGCGCGTGGTCTCACACGTGGCGGCCCACGCCGACGTGATCGACGTCAAACACCTGCCGCCGCAGATCTTGGCGGGTAGGACACGCCACCTGTCACGTATCGAGGCGTTCGAGCGAGGCGAGATCATCCGTGTGCTCAACGACGACAAGCTGACGATGGCTGAGGCGGCCGCCGAACTCGGCATGAGCCGGGCGACGCTGTACCGCAAGATCGCGGGGTACGACATCCACGTGCCGCGCGAGTCCCACTGA
- a CDS encoding helix-turn-helix transcriptional regulator — translation MTVSALSDRVLSQSAKRVIELRRGGRALGGSYLYEGDALITGWHSHEVHQIEYAIGGVVEVETASAHYLLPPQQAAWIPAGLEHQATMNPDVRTVAVMFDRELVTDGGDRARILAVSPLIREMMIYALRWPIDRPEGDAISDAFFRTLANLVTEALDHEAPLSLPTSDNPIVAAAMAYTKEHLASVTAVEVGRAVSVSERTLRRLFQDTLGLPWRTYLLHARMLRAMALLAGRGQSVQETSSAVGFDSLSSFTRAFNQFCGETPSTYRKRLGFQQRSSGAISSP, via the coding sequence GTGACCGTCTCTGCGCTTTCGGACAGAGTTTTATCTCAATCGGCCAAGCGCGTGATCGAGCTGCGGCGAGGGGGGCGCGCGCTGGGCGGCAGCTACCTCTACGAGGGCGACGCGCTGATCACCGGGTGGCATAGCCACGAGGTCCACCAGATCGAGTACGCGATCGGCGGAGTGGTTGAGGTCGAGACGGCGTCGGCGCACTACCTGCTGCCGCCGCAACAGGCGGCGTGGATTCCCGCCGGCCTAGAGCACCAGGCCACGATGAATCCCGACGTCAGAACCGTGGCGGTGATGTTCGACCGCGAGCTCGTCACCGACGGCGGCGATCGCGCCCGCATCCTTGCGGTGTCGCCGTTGATCCGCGAAATGATGATCTACGCGCTGCGCTGGCCGATCGACCGGCCCGAGGGTGACGCGATCTCCGACGCGTTCTTCCGCACCCTGGCCAATCTGGTCACCGAGGCGCTGGATCATGAAGCGCCGCTCAGCCTGCCGACGTCGGACAACCCGATCGTGGCCGCGGCGATGGCGTACACGAAGGAACACCTGGCGTCGGTGACGGCCGTCGAGGTGGGCCGCGCGGTGTCGGTGTCGGAGCGCACATTGCGACGGCTGTTCCAGGACACGCTCGGATTACCTTGGCGGACATACCTTTTGCATGCCCGGATGCTGCGCGCCATGGCCTTGCTGGCGGGGCGGGGGCAATCAGTTCAGGAGACGTCGTCGGCGGTGGGCTTTGACAGTCTGAGTTCCTTCACCCGGGCGTTCAACCAGTTCTGCGGGGAGACGCCGAGCACATACCGGAAGAGGCTCGGGTTTCAACAGAGGTCGTCGGGGGCAATCTCTTCGCCATGA
- a CDS encoding amidohydrolase family protein, whose protein sequence is MDTSELILVSIDDHVVEPPDMFLRHVPAKYKDEAPIVVTDDKGVDQWMYQGRPQGVSGLNAVVSWPAEEWGRDPAGFAEMRPGVYDVHERVRDMNRNGILASMCFPTFTGFSARHLNMHREQVTLVMVSAYNDWHIDEWAGSYPDRFIPIAVLPTWNPEAMVAEIRRVAAKGCRAVTMPELPHLEGLPSYHDDEYWGPVFRALSEENVVMCLHIGTGFGAISMAPNAPIDNMIILATQVSAMCAQDLLWGPAMRSYPDLKFAFSEGGIGWIPFYLDRSDRHYTNQKWLRRDFGDKLPSDVFREHSLACYVTDKTSLRLRHEIGIDNIAWECDYPHSDCFWPDAPEQVLAELNAAGADDSDIDKITWQNACRFFSWDPFARTSREQATVGALRAKGADVDVSIRPRREWARLYAEKRLAEA, encoded by the coding sequence ATGGATACCTCCGAGCTGATCCTCGTCAGCATCGACGACCACGTGGTCGAGCCGCCCGACATGTTCCTGCGCCATGTGCCTGCCAAGTACAAGGACGAGGCGCCGATCGTCGTCACTGATGACAAGGGCGTCGACCAATGGATGTATCAGGGCCGACCGCAGGGTGTCAGCGGCCTCAACGCGGTGGTGTCCTGGCCTGCCGAGGAGTGGGGCCGCGACCCCGCAGGCTTCGCCGAGATGCGCCCCGGCGTGTACGACGTCCACGAACGCGTCCGCGATATGAACCGCAACGGCATCCTCGCCTCGATGTGCTTCCCGACCTTCACCGGGTTCTCCGCGCGGCATCTCAACATGCACCGCGAACAGGTCACGTTGGTGATGGTGTCGGCCTACAACGACTGGCACATCGACGAATGGGCGGGCAGCTATCCCGACCGCTTCATCCCGATCGCGGTGCTGCCGACGTGGAACCCCGAGGCGATGGTCGCCGAAATCCGTCGCGTCGCGGCCAAGGGCTGCCGCGCCGTCACGATGCCGGAACTGCCTCATCTGGAAGGCCTTCCGAGTTATCACGACGACGAGTACTGGGGTCCGGTGTTCCGGGCGCTTTCGGAAGAGAACGTGGTGATGTGCCTGCACATCGGCACTGGCTTCGGGGCGATCAGCATGGCGCCCAACGCGCCGATCGACAACATGATCATCCTGGCGACCCAGGTGTCGGCGATGTGTGCCCAAGATCTGCTGTGGGGCCCGGCAATGCGCAGCTATCCCGATCTGAAGTTCGCGTTCTCCGAGGGCGGCATCGGCTGGATTCCGTTCTATCTGGACCGCAGCGACAGGCACTACACCAACCAGAAGTGGCTGCGCCGCGACTTCGGCGACAAACTGCCCAGCGACGTGTTCCGCGAGCACTCGCTGGCCTGCTACGTCACTGACAAGACCTCGCTGCGACTGCGCCACGAAATCGGCATCGACAACATCGCGTGGGAGTGCGACTACCCGCACTCCGACTGCTTCTGGCCCGACGCCCCCGAGCAGGTGCTGGCCGAGCTGAACGCCGCAGGCGCCGACGATTCCGATATCGACAAGATCACCTGGCAGAACGCGTGCCGGTTCTTCAGCTGGGATCCGTTCGCCCGCACATCGCGGGAGCAGGCGACCGTGGGAGCGCTGCGCGCCAAGGGAGCCGACGTCGACGTGTCGATCAGGCCCCGCAGGGAGTGGGCACGGCTATACGCCGAAAAGCGGCTCGCCGAGGCCTGA
- a CDS encoding molybdopterin-binding protein: protein MASIRVREAAELLGVSDDTVRRWIDDGSLPAGQDDAGRKVIAGEVLAAFASANAAAAPKDPLSIASSARNRFAGLVTKVVTDKVMAQVEMQCGPFTVVSLMSADAVRDLGLEPGSVAVAVVKATTVIVETPGGQS from the coding sequence GTGGCATCGATTCGAGTCCGTGAGGCTGCCGAACTGCTCGGCGTCAGCGACGACACCGTCCGGCGTTGGATCGACGACGGCAGCCTGCCCGCAGGCCAGGACGACGCGGGCCGCAAGGTCATCGCGGGCGAGGTGCTGGCCGCTTTCGCCAGCGCGAACGCCGCTGCGGCGCCGAAGGATCCGCTGAGCATCGCGAGCTCGGCGCGTAACCGGTTCGCCGGGCTGGTGACCAAGGTGGTGACCGACAAGGTGATGGCGCAGGTCGAAATGCAGTGTGGGCCTTTCACCGTCGTCTCCTTGATGAGCGCGGATGCGGTACGTGACCTCGGGCTGGAGCCCGGCAGTGTCGCCGTCGCCGTTGTGAAGGCCACCACCGTGATCGTCGAAACTCCTGGCGGACAGTCGTGA
- the modA gene encoding molybdate ABC transporter substrate-binding protein has protein sequence MRRLVAAALALVLLSGCGSKEESAANTKIIVFAAASLKQTFTDIGNQFNTENPGVSVEFSFAGSSDLVTQLTQGAQADVFASADTKNMDKAAQAGLLAGDPVNFASNTLTIAVAPGNPKKIASFKDLTRQGLNVVTCAPQVPCGSATQKVEQATGVKLNPVSEESAVTDVLNKVETGQADAGLVYVTDAIGAGNKVNSVPFPESASAVNTYPIAVLKESKNQELARKFVDLVKGESGQKVLNAAGFAKP, from the coding sequence GTGAGACGGCTCGTGGCCGCCGCGCTGGCGCTGGTGCTGCTCAGCGGATGCGGCTCCAAGGAAGAGTCGGCCGCCAACACGAAGATCATCGTCTTCGCCGCCGCGTCGCTGAAGCAGACGTTCACCGACATCGGCAACCAGTTCAACACCGAAAACCCTGGCGTCTCAGTGGAATTCTCCTTCGCCGGCTCCTCGGACCTGGTGACCCAGTTGACCCAGGGCGCGCAGGCCGACGTATTCGCGTCGGCCGACACCAAGAACATGGACAAGGCGGCGCAAGCCGGCCTGCTGGCGGGTGACCCGGTCAACTTCGCGTCCAATACGCTCACCATCGCCGTCGCACCCGGCAACCCGAAGAAGATCGCATCGTTCAAAGACCTGACGCGGCAAGGGCTCAACGTGGTCACCTGCGCCCCGCAGGTGCCGTGCGGATCGGCCACCCAGAAGGTCGAGCAGGCAACCGGCGTGAAACTCAACCCCGTCAGCGAGGAATCCGCCGTCACCGATGTGCTCAACAAGGTGGAGACCGGCCAGGCCGACGCGGGACTGGTCTACGTCACCGACGCGATCGGTGCGGGCAACAAGGTGAACTCCGTGCCGTTCCCCGAATCGGCAAGCGCAGTCAACACCTACCCGATCGCGGTGCTCAAGGAGTCCAAGAACCAGGAGTTGGCCCGCAAGTTCGTCGACCTCGTGAAAGGCGAGTCGGGCCAAAAGGTGCTCAACGCAGCGGGATTCGCGAAGCCCTAG
- a CDS encoding lysylphosphatidylglycerol synthase transmembrane domain-containing protein translates to MRVDGRDITVSGSLLQPLTRRTNDILRLVLAGAFLAAVITSSLITRNEWDALERSISEIVGVLTPTQSNLVYLIYGMAILALPFAILVGLILARQWKLLGAYAAAAFLAFFSLSITGNGISAPRWHFDLSDRLDTLLSQFLDDPRWIAMLAAVLTVSGPWLPARWRRWWWALLLAFVPIHLVVSAVVPARSLLGLAVGWFVGALVVLAVGTPALEVPLDGAVRALARRGFLTSTLTVVRPAGTGPLVLSARSTEPETVAVVEMYGPNQRSGGFMRQFWRWLRLRNSETSPLQASMQRAVEHRALMAIAIGDLGVANSSTMAMTPLDRGWTLYAHTPPAGTPITDCTEEGCVDRVWEALGVLHDCHISHGDLRAGEITIVDGTARLGGFGSAEYGATDEQLQADIAQLLVTTTHLYGAEAAVGAAVDVLGKDVVLKASRRLTKSAMPSRIRKSVADVGAVMSSARDEVKRRTGADQIKTETITRFTRKQVVQLVLLVALVYVAYPFISTVPAFFSELRTANWWWALMGLAVSALTYIGAAAALWACADGLVSFKNLTIMQVANTFAATTTPAGVGGLALSTRFLQKGGLGALRATAAVALQQTVQVITHVALLIFFSAAAGASADLTHFVPSATLLYLIGGVLLGLVGAFLFVPILRRWLATAVRPRLKEVLGDLAELAREPKRLAIIVLGCAATTLGMALALWASIEAFGGDTSFVTVTVVTMVGGTLASAAPTPGGVGAVEAALIGGLAAFGVPTAIAVPSVLLYRVLTCWLPVFVGWPIMRWLTEQDMI, encoded by the coding sequence ATGCGAGTCGACGGGCGGGACATCACCGTTTCCGGCAGCTTGCTGCAACCACTGACCCGGCGCACCAACGACATCCTGCGCCTGGTCCTCGCGGGCGCATTCCTGGCCGCGGTGATCACGAGTTCGCTGATCACCCGCAACGAATGGGACGCCCTTGAGCGGTCGATCTCCGAGATCGTCGGGGTGTTGACACCCACCCAGTCAAACCTGGTGTACCTGATCTACGGGATGGCGATCCTGGCGCTGCCGTTCGCGATCCTGGTCGGGTTGATCCTCGCGCGGCAGTGGAAACTGCTCGGCGCATACGCCGCCGCGGCGTTCCTGGCCTTCTTCTCGCTGTCGATCACCGGCAACGGCATCTCCGCGCCGCGATGGCATTTCGACCTGTCCGACCGGCTGGACACGCTGCTCTCGCAGTTCCTCGACGATCCACGCTGGATCGCCATGCTGGCCGCGGTGCTGACCGTCTCGGGTCCGTGGCTGCCCGCTCGGTGGCGGCGGTGGTGGTGGGCGCTGCTGCTGGCCTTCGTTCCGATCCATCTCGTCGTCAGCGCGGTGGTGCCCGCGCGGTCACTGCTCGGGCTGGCCGTCGGCTGGTTCGTCGGCGCACTGGTGGTGCTGGCGGTCGGCACGCCCGCCCTCGAGGTCCCGCTCGACGGTGCCGTGCGCGCCCTTGCCCGACGTGGCTTTCTCACCTCGACATTGACGGTGGTGCGGCCGGCGGGGACGGGGCCGTTGGTGCTGTCGGCCAGATCCACCGAACCCGAGACAGTCGCGGTTGTCGAGATGTACGGCCCGAATCAGCGCAGCGGCGGCTTCATGCGCCAATTCTGGCGCTGGCTGCGGCTACGCAATAGTGAGACGTCACCGCTGCAGGCGTCCATGCAGCGCGCCGTCGAGCATCGAGCGTTGATGGCGATCGCGATCGGCGATCTGGGAGTCGCCAACTCCTCCACCATGGCGATGACCCCGCTCGACCGCGGGTGGACCCTTTATGCGCATACGCCGCCGGCAGGCACGCCGATCACGGACTGCACCGAAGAGGGCTGTGTCGACCGGGTGTGGGAGGCGCTGGGCGTGCTGCATGACTGCCATATCTCGCACGGCGATCTGCGCGCCGGGGAGATCACGATCGTCGACGGCACTGCGCGTTTGGGCGGTTTCGGCAGCGCCGAATACGGCGCCACCGACGAGCAACTGCAGGCCGACATCGCCCAACTGTTGGTGACGACGACGCACCTGTACGGCGCCGAGGCGGCGGTCGGCGCAGCCGTCGATGTCCTCGGTAAGGATGTGGTGCTGAAGGCATCACGGCGACTGACCAAGTCCGCCATGCCGTCACGGATCCGCAAGTCGGTGGCCGACGTCGGCGCGGTGATGTCCTCAGCGCGCGATGAAGTGAAGCGGCGCACCGGCGCCGATCAGATCAAGACCGAGACGATCACGCGGTTCACCCGCAAGCAGGTGGTCCAACTGGTGCTGCTCGTCGCGCTGGTCTACGTCGCCTACCCGTTCATCAGCACTGTGCCGGCATTCTTTTCAGAGCTGCGGACAGCGAACTGGTGGTGGGCGCTGATGGGGCTCGCGGTGTCGGCGCTGACGTATATCGGTGCGGCAGCGGCGTTGTGGGCCTGCGCGGACGGACTGGTCAGCTTCAAGAATCTGACGATCATGCAGGTGGCCAACACGTTTGCGGCGACGACCACGCCCGCCGGTGTCGGCGGCCTGGCACTGTCGACGCGTTTCCTGCAGAAGGGCGGCCTCGGTGCACTGCGCGCGACGGCGGCCGTCGCGCTGCAACAAACCGTGCAGGTCATCACGCATGTGGCGTTGCTGATCTTCTTCAGCGCCGCCGCGGGAGCGTCCGCGGACCTGACGCACTTCGTCCCGTCCGCCACGCTGCTGTACCTGATCGGCGGGGTACTGCTCGGACTGGTCGGCGCGTTCCTGTTCGTCCCGATCCTTCGCCGGTGGCTTGCGACGGCGGTTCGTCCGCGCCTGAAGGAAGTGCTGGGCGACCTCGCCGAGTTGGCCCGCGAACCCAAGCGTCTGGCGATCATCGTTCTTGGTTGTGCGGCAACGACTCTCGGTATGGCCTTGGCGCTGTGGGCAAGTATCGAGGCGTTCGGCGGCGACACGTCGTTCGTCACGGTGACGGTCGTGACGATGGTCGGCGGAACCTTGGCGTCGGCGGCCCCGACGCCTGGCGGCGTCGGCGCGGTGGAGGCGGCGTTGATCGGTGGGCTCGCCGCGTTCGGTGTACCGACCGCAATCGCGGTGCCGTCGGTGCTGCTCTACCGGGTGCTGACGTGCTGGCTACCGGTGTTCGTCGGATGGCCGATCATGCGCTGGCTCACCGAGCAGGACATGATCTAG
- a CDS encoding adenylate/guanylate cyclase domain-containing protein: protein MRPRSLVVRYSAGLAFAYLLSAAEVVAVVVSVSRETVMAAQSVLNAGNLIATLALVVVGTISVATSSVALVVRALNRVGTMHKTPNITRRQSAILLTPWVISAAVMIPLNVDDGPRALTLIVSAIMFGATATVCTGFLFTQRALRALMIATTVDLEHAERAPGVRARMILMWIMCSALPGAGIVVLVMLRANGWIIQPDAPIEVPVLVLALVAVVLGMRAMILVSSSISDPIHEVVNAMAEVERGHLDQRIDVYERSEIGQLQSGFNRMVAGLRERDRLRDLFGRHVGEEVVRRAVEEHESVTGDERDTAILFIDLVGSTQLAAAHEPHEVAAVLNDFFRIVVAEVDKRDGLINKFQGDAALAVFGAPLRIDDPATAALATARALGDELRRLRVDFGIGVSAGPVFAGNIGAENRYEYTVVGDAVNEAARLADRAKDFDTRVLCSSAALDRADAAERGCWRMQGAEMLRGRSQLTHISAPLASS from the coding sequence ATGAGGCCGCGCAGCCTGGTCGTTCGATATTCGGCAGGCCTTGCGTTCGCCTATCTGCTTTCGGCCGCAGAGGTCGTCGCGGTCGTCGTCTCGGTCAGCCGGGAAACGGTCATGGCGGCCCAATCGGTGCTCAATGCCGGGAATCTGATCGCGACCCTCGCTCTAGTCGTTGTCGGGACGATCTCCGTCGCAACAAGCAGCGTCGCACTCGTCGTGCGTGCGCTCAACCGCGTTGGCACCATGCACAAGACTCCCAACATCACCAGGCGCCAATCCGCGATTCTGCTGACGCCGTGGGTGATCTCCGCCGCCGTCATGATTCCGTTGAACGTCGACGACGGCCCGCGCGCGCTGACTCTGATCGTTTCGGCGATCATGTTCGGAGCGACCGCCACGGTGTGCACGGGTTTTCTGTTCACCCAACGGGCATTGCGTGCCCTGATGATTGCCACCACAGTCGATCTCGAGCACGCCGAACGAGCGCCTGGTGTGCGGGCGCGAATGATCCTGATGTGGATCATGTGTAGCGCTCTGCCCGGCGCCGGCATCGTGGTGCTGGTGATGCTGCGGGCCAACGGCTGGATCATCCAGCCGGATGCGCCCATCGAGGTTCCGGTGCTGGTGCTGGCGCTCGTCGCGGTGGTGTTGGGGATGCGCGCGATGATCCTGGTTTCGTCGTCGATCTCGGATCCGATACACGAAGTGGTCAACGCGATGGCAGAAGTCGAACGCGGTCACCTGGATCAGCGGATCGACGTATACGAGCGGTCCGAAATCGGGCAGTTGCAAAGCGGATTCAACCGTATGGTCGCCGGCTTACGCGAGCGCGACCGGTTGCGGGACCTGTTCGGCAGGCATGTCGGTGAGGAGGTGGTCCGGCGTGCCGTCGAAGAACACGAATCGGTGACCGGCGACGAACGCGATACGGCAATCCTGTTCATCGATCTGGTGGGTTCAACGCAGTTGGCGGCGGCACATGAACCGCATGAGGTGGCCGCGGTGCTCAACGACTTTTTTCGAATCGTGGTCGCAGAAGTCGACAAACGCGACGGGCTGATCAACAAGTTTCAGGGCGATGCGGCGCTGGCCGTGTTCGGCGCTCCACTGCGGATCGACGACCCCGCCACCGCCGCATTGGCCACCGCCCGCGCGCTCGGTGACGAATTGCGCCGACTGAGGGTCGACTTCGGAATCGGAGTGTCCGCCGGGCCCGTCTTCGCGGGCAATATCGGCGCGGAAAACCGTTACGAATACACCGTCGTCGGCGACGCCGTCAACGAGGCGGCGCGGTTGGCCGACCGCGCCAAGGACTTCGACACCCGGGTACTGTGTTCGAGCGCCGCGCTCGACCGGGCCGACGCCGCCGAGCGGGGGTGCTGGCGGATGCAAGGCGCAGAAATGCTCAGAGGCCGGTCACAACTCACGCACATATCGGCACCGCTGGCGTCAAGCTAA